The sequence GCGTGTGTGCAGGAGTGTTATCAGCTCAGCCTGCAGCACGTTCTGGTCTCCCGCCCCCTGCTTCTTTCATTAACCCCCGAGCTCCCTCTGTCCCCTTGCCTGAGCTAGTGCCTAGTAACACTGCTAGTGtgcccacatctgctgtgatcTCTGCCCCCACTCTGGCACTAAGTGCCCAGGCATCCCAGGTCCCTGCAGCGCAGCATACAGCTGCGCTCACCTGTGTTAATGAGCGGGGTAGCGATGTTTCCAGAGAGCTGGCCGGAGTGCAGTCAGTGCTTCCGGCAGCGTGGTCTGTGGCTCCGCCCCCCTCCAGTCCTCAGCAGTTTCCCGCTCCCTGGCAGGCAAGCTCATCTCTCCTCAGCTCCCTGCTGCAGACTGTCACCCCAGGGATTATGGGCAATAGAAATTCCAATGTGTCATCTGCAGATGAgcccagggatgccccctctaccGAGGCACAGGCTCCTGGGAGTGCCAACAGTTGCACTAATGCTCCTGCCAACCCACCCCCCCCTACCCCCCAATCCCACTCAGGCCACCCTGCCTGACTTTATTGTAGCCAATCCCACCACTTCCTCATCGCTTATGGCACATTTAGGGCCCTCTACTGGGGTCTCTGCCCCTATTGCGCATATGGGGGAACGCCCCAATTCCAGAAGGTGCTCATCTGATGTATCCGACCGCCGTTACCGGCGCAGGTCGGCAGCTTGTCATCCATGTTGTTCCCGTCATCGTTCACGGTCTGCGCGGCGGTCCCACAGAAGTGCCCGCTCCAGATCGTCTCGCTGGCGGTCACCTTCATCATCGGAGGTCAGCTCCTGCAGCGATACCGCTGGCAGGTCTAATTCACGACGCAGAAGGGGTGCCCATGCATCAGCTGCACGGTCTTCTCGCGGGGCCAGCCGGGCCAGCGCGGTTCAGGAACCGAATCCTCCAATCGCTCCAGTCGAACCTCCAGGTCCTTCTACTACTGGTGAGTTGAATTTTACGGGGGCTTGGGGGGCCTCTTTGGGTCCTCAGTTGGTCCCAGTACTTAAATCTTTATTGTCGCACTTGGACGGGAGTAATGATGCTGCAGGTAAGCCCCCTCCTGCTGCCCCGCCTAGGGCAGGTGATCATAAAGAATCGCTATTCTGCGGCCTGTCTCCTTTGGGGGCGCACTTGGACATGGACACTATGGAGAAAATTTGGGCTAACCAATACATAGACATCTGGTCATTAGTTACTGTAGACCAGCATACTGTCGATAAAGAGCGCCCCCCCAATTCAGACAGGTTCATCGATCGCCGGCCCAAGGTGGCGCTCACCATGGGTAATTGGCTACAGGCCTTCTCGGTCTTGGGTTATGTCATGGCACAGAAGCACCCGGAGCGCTGCAGTTTATTATTTCTGTATTTGGAATCCGTTTATAGCGCTTATAAGTCCCACGGCGGTTCCGCCTGGTGGCGCTACGACGAGGAGTTCCGTAGGCGATTGGCACTTCAACCGCATATCGGTTGGGGTGTCAAATCCACAGACCTCTGGTTGCGACTGATGCTGTCACAAATATCTGTGCCCTTTCAGTCAGCGGCCCCCGGCCTCACTTCCAGCGGTCAGGGGCCTGTGTCAATCCGCAGGCCAGGATCCTGCTGGATGTATAACGAAGGCCACTGTAGGTTCTTCGCCCTATGTAAATTCAAACATGAGTGTTCCGTCTGCGTGGGATCTCATGCGGCCATTCGATGCCCTAAACAGCAGCCGACCAGATCCAACGCATCCTCTACCGCAAAAGAGCCCAGTGAGCGTAGCAGAGATGTCCCCGTGGCTAGAGCTGTACCCCAATAAAAGGGCTTCCGCTGAGCTTAGGTTTGGTTTTTCCTTCGGTTTTTCCATCCCTTTTCGGTTATCCTGTCGCCCTAGCTGGGTGGGCAACCTTCCGTGTGCCTCCCGGTATTCTGAGGTTTTGCGGTCTAAAATTCGGAAGGAGGTTGAGTTAAGTAGAATAGTTGGCCCCTTTCATCCCTCCTTTTGATAATATCCGGGTTTCTCCATTGGGCAGTTTTTAGACATCATTTGTCCTTCCCCAAAGGCGATTCTGTCAATGACGGGATATCTAAGGACGCTACAGTCTCCTGTGTTTCCTTTTGACAGGGCAGTCTCTTTACTGAGAGCGGCAGGCCGGGGTGCTTTATTGGCAAAGTCGGACGTTGTGTCACGTACGCTTAACGCTCAAGCTTAAATGGGACTTTCAAGTGGCGCAGTTTTCTGCTTTCTTGCAACGGCCATACGTGCTGGCAGCTCCAGGATATTTCCAGCCCGACCTGTCCCTGTTTACTGACTCGGGAGGTTCTGTCAGTTTTGGTGCCATCCTAGGTACGCAGTGGTGCGCATCTCCCTGGCCTCAGGAGTGGCGCACGGCGGGCCTTTGTTCCAATATTACTTTGTTGGAACTTTTTCCCATTATAGTGGCCATCGAATTATGGGGACCTTCGCTACAAAATAGGAGGGTATGTTTTTGCACGGATAACATATATGTGGTTCATTGCGTTAACCGGTTGTCTTCCTCATCCCCCCCGGTTTGGGCTTTGTTCGGCACCTGGTGTTAAGATGTTTACAGGATAATATTTATTTTCGTGCCTCTCGTGTTCCAGGTATCATTAACAGCGCTGCTGATGCGCTTTCTCGTTTCATTGGCAGGAGTTCCGGACCCTAGTGCCAGCAGCTTCACCGGAGGGCTCCATGTGCCCGACCCATCTCTGGGACATCCCGCTGAGCGAGTGACTCCTCTCATCAGAGCCTCAGTGGCTCCTAGGCCCTGGACGGGttatggtaaggcctgggctggCTGGGTAGCGCTAGCAGGGACCCATCTGGTCCATTCCTCTGTGTCCATCGTCTGAGCGTAACCATCGACTTTATTTTGCAGGGAAAGGAAAGCCGGCGTTTCCGCGTCCGTTATCCATCGCCGCTTAGCCGGGGTTAGCTTTTATTTTAGGTTATTGGGTTGGGCGTACGTCACCAAATTTTTCTTAGTCCGCCAGGCCCTTAAGGGCTGGCGGAAGGAGGCTGTGCGGAAAGAGCATCGGCGCCCGGTTACATTTCATCTACTGGTCCAACTGCTTCAGGCCTCGCAACAAGCTTGCCCTTCCCCGCAAGAAGCCTTGTTGTTTTGCGCTGCATTTTGCCTTGCATTTTTCTGAGCTTTTCGGATAAGCGAGCTCCTCCCCCCGTCCAAGTTCCGGCCAGGGGGTGTTTTGCAAGAGGATGTCCTTATTACGGATTCCTTGGTGCGCATTCGCCTCCGCCGGTCAAAAAACTGATATTTTGGCCGGGTTTCTAGCGTGTCGTTATATCGCATTCCCGGCCCTGCTTGCCCAGTCGCGGCGACCTCGGAATTCGCGGCATCTCGCCCTCCATGCCCCTCGTTTTTATGCCATGCAACGTCCTCCCCTCTCACCCGCTTTCAATTTTGCTCGGTTTTCCGGCGCTGCTTAACTGTCCTCGGTTGCCTGCCGGTGGATTATGGGTCACATTCTTTCAGGATTGGCGCGGCGACGGAGGCTGCCAGGGCGGGGTTACCTGATGCTGAAGTGCAACGTATTGGTCGCTGGAAGTCTAATTGTTTTGTGTCTTATGTCCGCCCTGACTTGCTTTAATTTTCTTGCAGATTCCCCTCGACCCACGGTCTGTTTTGTGGGGCATTCGTACCTGTTCTGGGCTTCTCAGAGAGCTGAATCAAGACCCGGCGGTCGGTGCCTGGGTTTACGGAATGTGGAAGTCATTTGGCGTGGCCTTCGCTGGTCGCAGGTTTTGCTGGAAACGGTTCACCTCAGCACGTTTGCACGCTCCCCTGTGATTCTGGTGATCCATGCTGTGGGTAATGACCTCTGCTTGCTGAAAGTAGCAGAGCTCATTACCCTCATTAGAGCGGATTTGGAAAGAATTCCTACTTTCTTTCCCAAAGTGGTTATTGGATGGTCTGAGATGATCCCCAGGGTCACTTGGCAGGGTGCGAGGGATTCCGGTTCAATTGAGAGGGCCAGAAGGTCCATTAATGCTAGAATATCCCGTTCTGTTCGATCCCGGGGTGGAGTAGTTATTCGCCACTACCAGCTGGAGGGTGACGACCAGCGTTTGATGCGGCCCGGTGGTGTGCACCTCAATGATATTCGCTTAGACATTTTCCACTCTGCAGGTTGGGGTTAAGCAAGCCTTGTTTTTGCTGGGTGGGGGTCGGAGCGCCGTGTAGAGGTACACGGGCTCCTCCGTGGAGGTCGGAGGATTACAAGAGTTACAACGGAGGGGAAGGCGGACTTGCGCACCAATGTTTTGGGCCGGGCAGTTTATAGTTGATGGTTATTCTCAAAGGATTGAGTCTAAAATAATGAAtaagaataaagctgtgaccgacctTCCACCCACAAAAATTTGGCTGTTAGTGTCGTTTTTCCAGGCAGAGAGACAGGAGTTTGTGTGAGGTGTGTCAGTTGTCTGCAGTCTAGGAGGAGGAAGTTCCTCCCCTCAGAGAAGTCAAGCCCCTGGGCCAGCCAATCAAAGAGGCTAGTGCGTGGTCAAGCCACGGTTAAGCCCCGCCCCTCGCGACAGCCCACTCAGCAGAGCGATCTCTCAGAATGTCAAAACATCTTATGTTATAATTAATGGGGACTAAAACGGCAGTCTACATATCAAATGCGCAAGAATCAATGCAAGCAAGGTAAGGTGAAGGCTGTCAGGGGCTGCTAACCTGCTCACAATCGTACATGATCAGCATGCCCCTGTATAGTGTACCGAATAGATGATGAAAATACATAAGGCATACCCTAGTTAACTTGGTAAAAACAATGGATCACCCAATAAGATGATTGTGCAATCAACCAGATATACCCATGCTAGCCGTGGAAATCATGATCTAACTATAGGAGCTACTGACAAGCCAGGACTTAGAATGCTCTAAATAAAGCAAGTAAGCGAGTTGTAATCATTAAGTCCCTCTGGTTTAACCGTATGCATCCTAAAAATCCACTATGTTTCTTTCTGTAGCAACTTTTATCTAAGTCTCCACCTCCTGGGGACCTTATGATTACTTCCACACCTTGGAATTTGACCGCCCCAATGTCCTGATTATGTTTAGAAATGACATGTTTCGCAATCGAGGTATCAGCACCATTACGAATATCGTTCAGGTAAACAATATGTGGGAAAAACGGGGCGTGAGACTCGGGGAACACCTGAACGATATTCGTAATGGTGCTGATACCCCGATTGCAAAACACATTGGGGCGGTAAAATTCCAAGGTGTGGAAGTAATCAGAAGGTCCCCAAGAGGTGGAGACTTGGATAAAAAATTGCTACAGAAAGAAACACCAGAGGGACTTAATGATTACAACTCGTTTACTTGCTTTATTTAGAGCATTCTAAGTCCTGGCTTGTCAGTAGCTCCTATAGTTAGATCATGATTTCCACGGCTAGCATGGGTATATCTGGTTGATTGCACAATCATCTTATTGGGTGATCCATTGTTTTTACCAAGTTAACTAGGGTATGCCTTATGTATTTTCATCATCTATTCGGTACACTATACAGGGGCATGCTGATCATGTACGATTGTGAGCAGGTTAGCAGCCCCTGACAGCCTTCACCTTACCTTGCTTGCATTGATTCTTGCGCATTTGATATGTAGACCGCCGTTTTAGTCCCCATTAATTATAACATATGATGTTTTGACATTCTGAGAGATCGCTCTGCTGAGTGGGCTGTCACGAGGGGCGGGGCTTAACCGTGGCTTGACCACGCACCAGCCTCTTTGATTGGCTGGCCCAGGGGCTTGACTTCTCTGAGGGGAGGAACTTCCTCCTCTTAATCTCTGCATTCTGGTGGCCGCGTACTGCCACTCTAGTGCTGTTTGCCGCGGCCTCTGCACATGAGGCTGGAGGCTTGATTGCTGCAATACTGTACCCTGTAAATGTCAATGCTCTTGGTAGTGCTCCTGATGAACCATAAGTGGTGAAACGCGTAGAGCAACTACAGCAGTcagggcagtggcggatccaggggggggcaacggggcaattgcccccccccccccgagctggcggcgggcggcggcagcggcgcacagggagatgagcgcttccattgtggaagcgctcatctccagtcatctgtatcgccgtcctcaggacagcgatacagatgcctgtgctgcggcagggaagggagaggcgtgtccctttcccttcctctgataggctgccggactagtgcctgcagcctatcagaggccggcgcaggcggcgtgatgacgtcatcacgccgcctgagccatacagcgtgggacacaggcctgaagaggcctgcatcgcatcgctgacatggaggtaagtatgtgtgttttttttttttcttcattatatacaatgcttttactggcaaaggggggctattactggcaaaggggggggtctcttatttctggcaaaggggggtctcttatttctggcaaaggggggtctcttattactggcaaaggggggctgttattactggcaaaggggggctgttactggcaaaggggggctcttattactgggggctgttattactggaggctcttattactagatcagaggggctgttattactggcacagaggggctcttattactgggggctgttattactggcacagaggggctcttattactgggggctgttattactggcaccgggggggggctgttattactggcaccgggggggctgttattactggcacaggggggctattattactggcacatgattgggggcactataggggcatctactgaggccacaaagaaggggtattttatattggctctctgtacagtacaattttatactgggacacattatggtgggtactatggggaaggggggagaggagtactatggggtcatctacggggggcactaagaaggggtattttatacttgcaaattatgggggacactgagggcatctactggagcattttatactggtacattatggggggcactaggaggaaggagggtgtggaggactatggggtcatttactaggggcactatataggggtattttatactggcacattatggaggcactatggggacattagctcaactgggggcattacaagggggtattttttgcactgtcacattataaggagaattattactacggggggggcattatggtgggctttattactccccattggtatgaccccctagtatcagcaccggcctctccctgctctgctatccctctgccccttctccaaatacttattatgaaatctttctcattaggataaaacacataagctccgccgagcccctggccaaagtgtggaagtggcgtccgagatcccgaagggccaagccaagtaactgtgagtgttcatgtgaaatatgtttgttatacacatatagcatacactgtgtagtctgttctataagcaccattgttttgtggcggcggacagaaaataatctgaaagtgcccctcccgagaccaggctctggatccgccactgagtcAGGGTGTGCTAGGTGTTACGATAGTTAGTCAAGAAACAGGTTGATTTGTGTCCGTATCACAGCTAATTCCTGCACATGTCTAACAAGCGGACATTTGGTTGCCTGGCAAGCTGTTAGATATGGACAGATGGTTATCAACCTGATCTTCTGGTACACATCTAGTTAGCTTTCCAAGTTGATTCGTGctcacctcccagcactgcctcTGAAATGTCCAATTCAGTCTGGACGGACATGTTTTTGTTGGCAGTTTGTCTGAGGTAAACAGATGATTATCAACTTGATTGAGGTGGGGAATCACATGTAGCGGGGGCAGGGATGTAGTGAGTCAAATTGTTCCTGATTACCTACCCTAGGTGCACAGTACCATCTCTCTTTTAGTATTAATCTGCACCACTGTGACCGCGCAGCTGGGTCTAACAGCGACACAGCGGACCAGCATGTGCGAGACTATTGGTCACTGAGTGGCGCAGACTTAATCTTTGAGGGGTTTGTTTTTGGGGGGTTCTTCGTTGTTTTTGTTAATCCTTTGTTTTAAGgtatatttaataaagattagttttaatCATAGCATCCCTTCAGTGAACAGTAGTAATAGTGGGAGGCATATACGTTCTATTCAGTGATATCTACTGGAACCAAGACGAAGCGCAGACTTAATCTTTGAGGGATTTGTTTTTGGGGGGTTCTTCCTTGTTTTTGTTTATCCTTTGTTTTAAggtatatttaataactattagtttTAATCATTGGTTCTAGTAAGCTTTAGcatgaactggcaggcaaacttaacTGTGCTCGATCTCTTTctttctgctgtactgacaagctagcTTAGCAACTTTAattccttctttatgctgcactccacTCTTTAGTCTGATATAGtttcagccaaggaataggttaATGTCCTATCAGCTCTAGCATGGAGTCTAAACCGGAACAATCTAAAACTGCCActcctccttctggtagcaagcaggactcgcccacttctgcccaaaaggagcagaatggaatggtgagttccattctgtctaagtatagctctgccagaaacgctgccatctgctggtgaaccaggcacatttcttacataacagttgcataacaatattatagaGTAGATGCACAATTTGGAGAGGACCTGCAACAAAATagaccattagagatagtagcagggtgcaggagtggtaacaccactctggggtgttacctacagtacagaccaaaagtttggacacaccttctcattcaaagagttttctttattttcatgactatggaaattgtagatttacactgaagacatcaaaactatgaattaacacatgtggaattatatacataacaaaaaagtgtgaaactgaaaatatttcatattctagattcttcaaagtagccaccttttgctttgattactgctttgcatactcttggcattctcttgatgagcttcaagaggtagtcacctgaaatggtcttccaacagtcttgaaggagttcccagagatgcttagcacttgttggtccttttgccttcactctgcggtccacctcaccccaaaccatctcgattgggttcaggtccggtgactgtggaggccaggtcatctggcgcagcaccccatcactctccttcatggtcaaatagcccttacacagcctggaggtgtgtttggggtcattgtcctgttaaaaaataaatgatggtccaactaaacgcaaaccggatggaatagcatgctgctgcaagatgctgtggtagccatgctggttcagattgccttcaatttttttgtgtcaccagcaaagcacccccacaccatcacacctcctcctccatgcttcacggtggtaaccaggcatgtagagtccatccgttcaccttttctgcgtcgcacaaagacacggtggttggaaccaaagatctcaaatttggactcatcagaccaaagcacagatttccactggtctaatgtccattccttgtgttctttagcccaaacaagtctcttctgcttgttgcctgtccttagcagtggtttcctagcagatattctaccatgaaggcctgattcacacagtctcctcttaacagttgttctagagatgtgtctgctgctagaactctgtgtggcattgacctggtctcaaatctgagctgctgttaacctgcgatttctgaggctggtgactcggatgaacttatcctccgcagcagaggtgactcttggtcttcctttcctggggcggtcgacatgtgagccagtttatttgtagtgcttgatggtttttgtgacttcacttggggacactttcaaagttttcccaatttttcggactgactgaccttcatttcttaaagtaaggatggccactcgttttctttacttagctgcttttttcttgccataatacaaattctaacagtctattcagtaggactatcagctgtgtatccacatgacttctccacaacgcaactgatggtcccaaccccatttataaggcaagaaatcccacttattaaacctgacagggcacatctgtgaagtgaaaaccatttcaggtgactacctcttgaagctcatcaagagaatgccaagagtgtgcaaagcagtaatcaaagcaaaaggtggctactttgaagaacctagaatattacatattctcagttgtttcacactttttttgttatgtatataattccacatgtgttaattcatagttttgatgccttcagtgtaaatctacaatttccatagtcatgaaaataaagaaaactctgtgaatgagaaggtgtatccaaacgtttggtctgcactgtatatgccagggctcagaagggaaagagcgacatctggattttctaacatggaatttctGTCATGATTTTTTAAGAGTGATAACTTTTTAATTTCTTGGTTGACTGAGCTGCGTGAGaagttattttttgtgggacaagctgtagtttttattgacaccattttggggtatgtttggcttttttttctggctatggtcttgtgtatgggcttgatttttgtgggatgaggagaCATTTTTATTGCTCCTATTTTGGGCTAAAtaagactttttgtttgattatattGATATTCTTTTTTTGAGAGGTGAGGTGATTTTTACGCCCTTTACTTGATCTGGtagatcatgtgagatttttgtagagccagttgttacagatgcgacaataccaaatctgtcttctttttttttttacgttttacacaatagaaaaaaaaaatcatgtttttgtgttgctgtTTTcttagagctatatttttttattttttttctggctatggtcttgcgtgggggctcattttttgctggataagATGACGTTTTTAGTGCTACCATTTTGGAGTAGATACAAATTTTTGATCGATAACCATTATGTTCTTTGGGAGAGGAGGTAAATAAATAGGCTGTTTTGGAtaatgtttgtttattttttttacggtgttcacctgatggggtagattatgtgatatttttatagagctggctgtcaaggatgcggcaataccaaatatgtctattttatatataagaaaatatattaaatatgtatatttatttattttacaggtgaaactttttttttataaaacactttatatttttatttctttatttttcattttacactttgtgtcccccataaggtcataacaAGACCTCTGGGGAACATTTAACATAGTAGCCTCAGTTACagtagaaatacaccccccagagaggctgtacagcataatactgtgctttacagcctcagtgcaaggctgattgtggtctgtggaagacccggcagctcctgcactcccccgaccctggtggtcacatgaccaccgggccaggACAGGAAGCGCACattgcttcctgatctgtatacagcgATATAGAAGACAGGGACACCCAGGAacagtccctgccttctctctggggtgccctgatGTCACTGACAACAGGCTTCCCGCTCGGCCTgttgcagctgccatctctaaaAGGACGTTccaaaacggatcacaaacggaaactaaACAGAATGGTAAAACGGAAACAGAAACACTActgacacaaaaaaaacggaaaaacagatcagtttaaaacggaccgcaaaaccatacggtcgtgtgcaagaggctttatGCATAGGATTGCCTAGGATCCATTTTTATTACAGGATCcggtaaaaaaaacggatcctgttgcatcacttgttatctgtttgagccatttccggcTGAGATCCTTTTTTTTAGACGGAAGcagaagtactgcatgcaggacttttttctgtctaaaaaaacGGATTTCAGATGAAAACTGATGCAACAAGATCCGTTTTTTACAgcatcctttttatttttttccctctctcttcttctgacggatcagaagaacggaaagctaaatggtgatgtgaactcagccttagggctcatgcacgcgaccgtgtgctgcccgtggccgtattgcgaccGGCATACGGTgggcccgcaatacacggggcaccagccgtgtgcagcCACATCAtgaatcatggacccattcac is a genomic window of Bufo gargarizans isolate SCDJY-AF-19 unplaced genomic scaffold, ASM1485885v1 original_scaffold_2143_pilon, whole genome shotgun sequence containing:
- the LOC122924008 gene encoding uncharacterized protein LOC122924008, which encodes MGERPNSRRCSSDVSDRRYRRRSAACHPCCSRHRSRSARRSHRSARSRSSRWRSPSSSEVSSCSDTAGRSNSRRRRGAHASAARSSRGASRASAVQEPNPPIAPVEPPGPSTTGVPDPSASSFTGGLHVPDPSLGHPAERVTPLIRASVAPRPWTGYDSPRPTVCFVGHSYLFWASQRAESRPGGRCLGLRNVEVIWRGLRWSQVLLETVHLSTFARSPVILVIHAVGNDLCLLKVAELITLIRADLERIPTFFPKVVIGWSEMIPRVTWQGARDSGSIERARRSINARISRSVRSRGGVVIRHYQLEGDDQRLMRPGGVHLNDIRLDIFHSAGWG